GGAGCAAATTTATCTAAAGCAGACTTTGGACGTGCTAATCTCTTTAAAGCAATCCTCAGAGACGCTAATATTAGTGAGGCTTATTTAGGTTATGCTAACTTAGAAGATGCAGATTTAAGAGGAGCTGATTTAAGTTTTGCTTACCTAAACTATGCTAACTTAAAAGGAGCTAATCTCTGTGGTGCTAATTTGAGTGGAGCAAGAATCAGTGATACACAATTAGCTCAAGCCAAAACTAATTGGAGAACTGTTTTACCCCAATAGTTTAGACTTGAGACACTTTTAATCCGTAAATCCGTGGAGATTTGCGCCAAATAATCCAAGGTCTCAAAACTATTTTAACTAATAACCATAGAGAATGCAATTCTCCTGGAGTTTCTTGTCTTTGCCATTGTCCTGGACGACAATATAATAACTCAACTAATTTTCTCTGTTGGCATAAATCTACTTCAGAGAAGGCTATTTTTAACATGGGGAAGTCTTCGCTAAACTCGGTGCGGATAATTTCTCCTTTGAGGCTAATTTTTTCTTGGACAAAATCTAACTCTACGGGTACGTTTTTATCTCTAACTAAGGGTAAGATTCCTAATTCAGTTACTCCTAGATAAGCTTGGGTTTCTGATAAACAGTGAGTAATACCCCAAAAATCCTGATTTTCAAGGGTAATTTTGACTACTCGACGTAAATTAAACCAAGGGTTAATATCTAATTGGGGAGCATCTAAAAGTACTAATAAGGCTGCACCTAGGGTGATCAGATTATATAAACTCCAAATCCAACCTAGACTCATTCCCCGAACATGATTAGCTAAGGCTGAATATTGTCCCATCGCTACTAAAATACAAGCAACTAGATTATACCAAAGACTAGCTGCGGTTAAAATAAATAGAATCAACAACGGTAAAGCTAGTTTGAGGTTAAAATGACGGCGATCGTTTTTCGTACCCTTCGGAGTAACTTTAAATCCCTTCGCAAAAGGGTTAAACATGACTTGAATCACCGTTAAAGCTAAAGGAAAAGCTAACACCAACCCATAGACTCCCGATAAAATAGCCGAACGAGAACGAAAATTTAACCAAGAAAATAAAGTAATCTGAGTCAAATAATAAGGTAAAAAGAAATAAACTATTTCTCCAGGATTAGCTATTAAAGGAACAATACTTAACAAAGCGTAGAGCAATGGCATAACCAAAAAAAATACAGTAGCAATACTAGCAAACCAATGCAATAACCCGTCTAAATGGGCTAATCTCTGTTTCCAAGTTAAACCAGGAATCCTTAAAGGATTACTCCCGATAAAAAACCCTTGTAAAGTTCCTCGTGCCCATCGTAATCGCTGAGTAGCATGAGATGCGATATTTTCTGCGGCTAATCCCGCGCTTAATTTTTCATCTAGATAAACCAGGTGATAACCATTGGCTGAGAGACGAATACCCGTATAATAATCCTCACTTAAAGAATCAGTAACAAAA
This genomic window from Gloeocapsa sp. DLM2.Bin57 contains:
- a CDS encoding glycosyltransferase translates to MRPQYFRQIKSQRVTLVLLIAILLLTLILTLGFTGWHNLKLIGLFLGEWQYNPPVWLEAPMMLRKVLFFPALGFFLIALGITKISPQPHNWSRIAVVSILLALAIRYLLWRSLSTLNLSDPLNGLFSVALYLVELFVLFTSLLQLFLMLKISNRQPEADRLAIAVIEGDFQPSVDIFIPTYNEPEFILKRTVIGCQALDYVNKTIYLLDDTRRSEVAKLAQELGCEYLTRPDNAHAKAGNLNNALSQTEGEFIVVFDADFVPTRNFLQRTLGFLQNKQVGLVQTPQSFYNIDPIARNLGLEEILTPEEEVFYRHLQPIKDAAGSVVCSGTSFVVRRSALEEIGGFVTDSLSEDYYTGIRLSANGYHLVYLDEKLSAGLAAENIASHATQRLRWARGTLQGFFIGSNPLRIPGLTWKQRLAHLDGLLHWFASIATVFFLVMPLLYALLSIVPLIANPGEIVYFFLPYYLTQITLFSWLNFRSRSAILSGVYGLVLAFPLALTVIQVMFNPFAKGFKVTPKGTKNDRRHFNLKLALPLLILFILTAASLWYNLVACILVAMGQYSALANHVRGMSLGWIWSLYNLITLGAALLVLLDAPQLDINPWFNLRRVVKITLENQDFWGITHCLSETQAYLGVTELGILPLVRDKNVPVELDFVQEKISLKGEIIRTEFSEDFPMLKIAFSEVDLCQQRKLVELLYCRPGQWQRQETPGELHSLWLLVKIVLRPWIIWRKSPRIYGLKVSQV